The DNA segment TTTTCATAATTAAACTTCAAGTTTGACTCATTTTTCACTATATTTAATATTGTATCGAAGAAAGCATTAGTTATATTAATTAAAACAGATTTATAAGTTACgcaaatatatttaattatttagtAATAATAGATTATGCATTAAACAGCATAAATAAATATAGTTCTTGTTACATTTGATAATAATATTGATGGTTTTTTTAATGCCAATATATATTTCATATGCTTCTTTTTAATTAAActgtacatatataatgtattaaaaCCTATAATTAAGCAGAGTGATAAAGTATTTACGTGGTACAGTATCCAAGAAAATTAGTCGTAGAACTTTTTCATGTTCTATGATAAAATAAGGAAGGTTACAATCAAAGATTACATCAAAGTAATATTAATATTCCAAAAAGTTATTTGATGCAAATTATGTTGACTATGTATATTTGTTggattattattatataattaagTACTATAATATTTTATTGTTATCTTCATAGTAATTTCTCTTGCTAGTGTACTTTGTTATTAAAAATAGGCTGTGCAaatatttattgtattttaatAAGTTAACGTACATATATGTAAAGATTAAATTAGTTttcttatatatacatattttgtTTCTTAGTTAAATAAAAGTTTGATGTCTATTTTATATTCCTTCCAAATATTATTGAATATACAGAGTGAATCAATACTCGTGTGATAAaattttacagctgatactacacttcaaaagcaacaagaaagttcatataaacctaagtccgatttgcaaaaatggtagagaaaattgggatttttgttttttttagaGAAACAGCAGTTTCATTCATATTATTGATTGTATCTTCCAAACCATAAGTTCTACAAGAAGATGATAAACAATatctctcatcttaattacagaattttagagtactgctgattaaataacgaaattccttaattttcattgaatagaaagagtctgataaattatatttcccgctttagaggtaagagagagaaagatatatggaaatgctataggaaagagtgagacagatattaCCTACTCCATGGAAGGactcctggcgccatctctgtgaaaagtgctcaaactggtcgcacataagtaccgacagcgaagtgaactactgaagactactagcgccatctcttggaggagTACTGAAACTAGTCGGGCATTAGTTTTAATACttcccacagagatggcgctagtagtcttcaatagttcacttcgctgtcggtacttatgtgcgaccagtttgagcacttttcacagagatggcgccaggagtCCTTCCATGGAGTAGGtaatatctgtctcactctttcctatagcattTCCATATATCTTtccctctcttacctctaaagcgggaaatataatttatctgactctttctattcaatgaaaattaaggaatttcgtTATTTAAccagcagtactctaaaattctgtaattaagatgagagagagaagcagagaGAAGGGTAGAGAAACGAAAATGAAGTCAGGAAGGTAATAGATgtgtaatatacagggtgattcactatTGGTATgagaaatttttacaaaaatggCAGAGAATTTTCCTTAGAACCGTATGAAAGATGTCTCCAGTATAAAAGGTAAACAGATAGAAGTGTTTTATATAAAAAAGGTTTTATTTTTTGCTTTGAGGAGGCAGAATTAACGCGAATTGCTTGTATAACACTATTAAGGTCTGTAATTAAAGATCTACATATATTAATTATTGTAAATCAACTTTATTGTTTATAACACAAATTTTGTGTACTGCttctattattaaaaaataatagaaCTAGTCAGTTTAGCTGCCGCTGCACAAGAAGGAACAATTTATGCAACTACTCGCATAAATATAATAGATACAatatgtatgattattataaagTACATCTTTATATAACTTATTAATTATTTCGTCCAAATGAGCACATCAAAATGTTTATACTATATACCTTATTTGCTATTCTCTtaaatttacattgtattgtctATATTTACAATGTATAGGTAATTGTCATTAAGGCAATTTGAGTTTCAAAGCAGGTACAATAGATGGATGCAGAACAGTACTTTGGACAATTGAGTTATTAGTATCGTCTACTCGTTGGATGTGTAATTGCAATAACTTATTGTTATTAATTTGAAAGAATGAGTATGGTTTTTACATACAGTCCAATACTATTGTTGAGTTTCAGTTTGAAACTCAGACAACCTGCACTGTCTTTGACTATATTATAATACAACTTATATTAGGGTTTTATTTTAAACATAGTCATTAAATTAGGTTTTCCTCCATTTGTTATTGAGAAATGAAAGAATAAAATTTATTACATACAGTACATTAGTCGCACATCTGCAGTAAGATTATCAGTAAAAGTTTTAGTACATCAAAAATATTTAATGACTTTGTTCCAGTAAAATAGTCTTAAAGCAATACCTCATGTCATTTATAATTTAATCCTATCAGAATAGTTGaatattcattggaaagtgAAAAATTATTCTACCAGTGTGATCATCTATTTCCAATTATAAGCTTCAATTGCTTTATATTGCACGCAACAATTTaacttttgtatttttcattttacTTTAATAGCTAGTGTTTGGTGTATTTTATGCAAATTGCCATAGGCACTTATTatgtaaaatttatttaataactGTCATTCCATTATGTATTTCCTAAATCATCTTTGAAGGTATATTTTTCTAGTGCAACACTTATGTTTTTACGATTTCACTATATTTATAGACCTCATCCGCTTGCAGAGCAAACGTACAATATACGAGTttacttttctttctttctaagTTGATCTCTACACTATGGTAGATTTTATTTTTGCTCATATATGTGCATGTAATCGTTAACTGATTTTCTGTTTATAGGAATGATTGATTCAGTATTAATTCATTAAATTTTGTTAATACGGAATATGGAAACAAATGCagcatataatatatagataataAATTCATACTTAGTTGATATATTTACTAAAAGgaactataaaaaaaaaaaagtaaaagagataatggaatgaatattttacgaAATAACGATTGTTTTCTCTTTCATATGAAAGCATGAGCTGCATGTATTTACAAATAATACTATATAGTAACATGTCACTAAACATGTTTTTGTTAATTTTCGTCCTTGTTGAGACTATCAATCCACGCTTCACTTTTTCGTAGAAAAAATAATTATTGATTTAAATGTCCATTTTCTATAGCGTAGAGTAAATTATATCATAAATCATGATAAGAGTGAGatatattttcattaaattAATTTCATTGTTGAACTTGCATAATAAGTGTTCAAAAAAATAAATTCGAATTTCAATCAAGTCTCAGAACATGATTTCAAATATTTTTTGTGTAACCGTCCAATATTTTTGGAATATTAATGTAATATTTCATTGATAAATAATGCATAAAATAAATGTACATATACACCTAATATATATCGTAAATGGATAAATATCTACAATATTTAACACAGGATGCTATTACGCTAGAAAAATGCACTGGCTGTTAGGTACTTATATTATATCACTCataaatgaaatataaaaatcgtaTTAATCTATACGCTACTTTCTATTTTTAAATTTGCACCTACGGGTTGAGACGCAACTGTAATCTCACTGACTTCATCGGTTTCTGATTGACTCGAAGTATCAGAAACGTCATCTATTTCTTTCCTCTAAATAAAAACAAAAGTACAGCGTGTATTATACtgcatataatatatttataaataatgaACAGCAATTGTATATATTCCAGCTTACCTTATgagaaaaatgaatattacgaaATACTCTTTGTATATCGGGATTACTTTCTAACGTAGAGGACTGACTGGACGGAGGATGCGAATATTCAGAAGTATTTTCTTCATCAGAAGCTAATACTCCTTCTATTCGTATTGTTGCGTGCTTAAATCTTCTTAATCTACACCCAGGACCAATTGGCCTTCTTGCAATGCTATAAAATAAATCCAATGAAGTAAATTAGTAATGGAATTCGTTTTTCAAGTTTTCTGATAATAATACCTTCTTCTTCTAAGAGAATAATTGTATGTGTAGCTTGGATCTTCGCCTTCTTCATCCGACCAACTTTCTTCACATGCATCATCTTCAGGATCACATAAAGTATCCATACTTTCAGAACAAGACCGTGTTTTAATTCCTGTTTGTTCTTGTGGTGTATTAGTACCATTAACATTAATTCCAAAATGTCCAGATAATTTTACAGAATCTTCTTTACCTCTGAAAATGATTATTTGTCGTCCATAACTATTACTATATGTTGCATCTATAATTATTAGTATAAAATTTGTACATGCGTATATTAATACCTGTGTTGTATCACATCATCGCAATTTCCATTATCTATAGGAGAAATAAGACGATTGGCATTTATAATTTCACTAACTTTTCGGCCAAGCGTTTCAAGATTATCATCATCACTACAGTCCTTCAACCGTTCATTCCCGTTTGTACGATTTTCATTCGAAGGTTCAGGACTGGAACAAGGACTAGATTGCATTCTATAATGAGCTTCGGATACAACTGAATTTCCATTTAAACATTCTGGTACTTGTTTACTTAACGACTGTTTATTAACGCTATTTACAGAAGTCTTCTCCGTCGAAGAAATTACTGTGATATACCCAGCGGGACTAAAATCAGTCTCGCTGATATCCATTATATCTGTTTGTGTTTGGTTATCAACAAAACGTGCGCATACTTCGGTGCTCTGAAAACAAACATTATGTTCAATATTACTCTAGTTctaattgaatattttattatactaGTTTGGCAATTCAATCATTTCTAATATTTTTGCAAAATTATAATATCTTTTTAGccgtaaataaaataaatatttattaatgcAAATTAAGTTAAATATTTACTTTTCTTTCACGATGAGGACTCGATCGGGGGCTAGAATTCACCCCGCATCCAGATCCTACTCTACGATGCCTATATTTGCGTTGTTTAAAACTATTATTAGGAGCTAAAATGGTCTCCGGTTGATTAGATTCATTTAGCTGGGTATACATGGTGGCTTTTACTGGACTTTGTGGACTGTCTGTTGGAGATGGTGGAGTGGTTGGAGTGGACGATGTTGAAAACTGGTTCGTAGGATTACGTTTACGATGAAGTCTTTCTTGAGCTTTTAAAAGAGGATGTACAAGACGTTTTTTACATTGTTTATATCCATTCTGTTGTTCTCGTCTAAATGATAAATAATATCACAAAAATTCAGTATTTGTTAATCGTATAGGACTTTTCATATTACTTTATGTATCAATTGATTACTTACTTAATTACATCTCGTTCGCGCTGTTCTAATTGCAATAAAACAGCGCTTAATTCTAAGTACAAATTATTAGTGCGTTCAAGCTTTCGTTCATAGTGTTCCCGGATATCTTGAGCATGTCTTAGTTCATCCTCGCGTCGTCGAATTAGATCAGCTTCAAATCTTGGACTACTACAACTATTTGTTTGCATTTGTTTCATATGATCCCTAATTTCCTTTTTCCAAGATtgctaaaaataaaataattattatggATCTTATTGTTTGAATAGGTTCTCCTTTGCCTTTACTTTCAAAGCTTATCACTTTACCTGCGTCTTAAAATAATCATCAGGcttagtatataacacttcaacCGCTGCAATACCGAGATGAATCTCAATGTGTTTAAAGGAAGGTCTATTACGTGGTTTTGCAGCCCAACATTGTTTTACCAGTAACCTATAACCTTCTGGGCAACTTGCAGGAATTGGTAACTGAAGAGAATTATTGCCAACGCCCCAAATAATTGCTGAAGAATCCACGTCTTTGTAAGGAACTTCACCACTTAAGAGTTCCCATAATACCACGCCATATGACCAGATATCTACTTTTTCAGAACATGGTTCGTTTCTGATGATTTCTGGAGCCATCCAGGCAACTGTACCAGCAAAACTCATTCTTGTACTAATTTCATTCCATTCTCTACTAGTTCCGAAATCACTAATTTTTACAACTTCTCCTTGTCCTATCAATACACTGAAAGAGCAGATAGtacttaaaaaataaaaaggaaaacATTTCTTACATTATTCATCGATTAAAAATTTGCTGATAAAAGGTATAGGTATTATTTATACTAAATATTATACTTTGGACTTTTAAGGTCTCTATGTATTATTTTATGAGCATGAAGATAGGCCATTCCAGCAGCAATTTGTTTTGACCATGACACTAATCTAGGAGGTGGAACGGGCTCTCCAGCTCTAAGGAGATCGTACAGTGGTCCATATGGGCAAAATTCCATTATTATACAGTAACAAGGCGCTTGTGTACAGACACCTCTGAAAATATATAGAGATTTTCATTTATTATCATTAATTTCTGCACATATACAATAAAGCTAAAACCTTACTTAAATTGAACAATATTTGGATGATTTAGCTTTCGTAAGTGCCGTATATCAGTCTCGCGTGGTTCCCGTACTTTTTTTACAGCTACAACTTCCTTGTTTAATTTTCCACTAAATACTGCACCCTGAGCTCCAGAACCAAGCCACTGAAGTTCACTGATTGattcaaacggtatttcccaatCATCCGCTAAAATAACTTCGTTTTAATTTCAGAAcattacaaggaatacattaaacTTATAGAAAAATAATTTCTTACACTGATGTCCCTTAATTTTTTCATTTACAGCTGCCTTTGACAGCATAGTCCACACTGGACGCATACATCCTAAGATACCTTCTACCCAGCTTGATTTCTGTGCGTCTAAAGTTCCAGAACCTGGAGGACATTTTGTTGCAGTTTCACTGGAGTTACTATTGCTTCCTGAATTGCTATGATTGTTATTAGGTAATTGAGCATCTCGTGCATCAGTGATAATAGGACCACCTCCTGCAATTCCACTCAGCTGGCCCAATTCTTCTTGGATACATAACATGCTAAAATAAATCATTAAAGGTATTAAAAAGTTCAATTCTTTAAGTGTGTAAAAAAGGTACCACTGTCAAATAACTATCTTCCTCTTTTTTAATTATACAATATTTCATGTAATTGAAAACAATAGAATGATCATTTTTTATCTTTAGTCAAATAATAGTTTTTTTTATAATGGAACAAAAATGCACACTATGAAATTTTATTAAGAAGTTGTAAAAAAAAACTTATTCCTAGTAGTGCATGAAAGAAAGTacagaaaagatataataaaagATTGAAGCTACCTTCTACtaatttttttaaaataaataatttaacttTAAGTAAAGCTTTCAAGGTTGTGCACAATTGTTTCACGTGAAGGTCAAAGATGGTATGGAAAGCACGATGTATTAGTGAAAGTCTATCCTATGTGCCTCTATCTATGATCGATGAAGTGCGTGATTTCGTTCTATATTGTAGGTTGCAATATTTATATAGCATACAAACAACAATTAATTAGAAGTATAAATAACTTTTTTATTATACTAAAATTTGAATTTCATTAACGAAAATTTATTGTCCAGTCCATTACCAACGAGAATAACTTGTTACCCTTATTATCGCGGAACATTTACATTGCAATTAAATTGTATACTTCAATCATGTCTAAGTTCCTTTATAATAATGGAACATTATTGTATTGTTAAAAAAAGAGATAAGTAAATGCTATCAATTCTTCAAAAAGTAATTAAAATATCTTGGTTTAATGATAATGAGATATTTCGATCTATAAAAAACACTAACACACGATCGAAAAAGTAGTGTTGTTAGGGAATTATAGAATTATAAGAATTTTATTTGCATTTAATCTTCAAAAGTTCTTGTTATAAATCGAGCCAATTAGTTTTACGATTGAGTTATTGTGTTTATAATTATACTATTACAAACATGCGATGTAGTTATGCGCAATAAAATAATCTgtcattttttaataattttatcaATTTTAGCACGGGTATAAAAAtttatagataaaatttgaatggaACAACCTATGAATTTTCCTTTTCATTATGTCAAATTTCCATAATAAACGATTTGTTGCACACATAACCATATAAAGGTAAGCGAAACATATATCGCTACACTGAAGAATAGTAAGATGAAGATGGTGTAAATAAAATTGATAATATCATATATGTCAATTGCTGGAAAGATTTTTTAAAAAGACTTGTACACCTGTCAAACATAATTTGTAATGGTAAACAGCAGAACTGAATCAAGGGTAACTATCTGTATTTATGATTTACGTTACTCTGATTGTGTATCGTGCATTTTTTACTACATCATTTAGTGATTGTATTTTCTATCCGTCAAAGAAGTCCAAGTTGCGTAATAAACGTACGTATTTAACAAAACTGGAAAGGCATGAAAAGGACACGGACACACGGATTATATGATCGTTAACCAAGGCTATGACATAAATATCTGATAAATTCGAAAGATCGCTAATACGAGTTTATGCGGATGTGTTAGTGCGAAGACAAGATCGAAGCCGTCAACGATGGTGCCGTTATCGGAAGCACATTCCGACGACTTGGCCTTCGTGCTCACCTCCTCGTACCGACGTTGTTTGGAACGACTGTATCATCGTTCTGCGTCTTCCGGAGGAAAAACCGTGTAAATACCATCGTACCACGCGTTGCATATGGTTATAGTACTCTTGTCCCATACAGTGAGAGAAAGTATCACTAAACCATGCCACTGATTGAACGTTTGCGCGACAAACAAAAAATAAGAACGGTGAAATTATACGAGATGCACACGAGCACGAGACATGTGTGAACTAACAAGTTTAGCCAATAGAGGGCCGCATTCACCGTTCGCTTTTATGTGATGTGACGATTAAGCGGTATTGTTCGTAATTACAGTGTATCATAATGTGATAATGCTTAAAAGTATAGAATCCTTCCAAATATCGAATGTATTTTCCAGTATGAATACGTATAGGCAGTTGAAAATGGTATCGGATTGATATCATGAACCAAAATTATATCGTAATAGTATAACTATTTAAATTTTGAACAATCATTTTGTGGTGTACTTACGGCGGGAAATGAAGTGTACGCATGCGCAACCGAACGCGCGTAATTTGACACAACAAAGCGCGTTATTTTAAATACGTATGTTTACAAACAAACATTGGCAATTTGTTCTGTTGCATTTAGTTTTGTAAAACTTTGACATTCTTACCTATTAGTAAATATGTGTGTTTCCGGATGGGATGGTGATAAAATTACTTGATTGACATCCGATGACGCCTCTGTCTCCTGAGATTCAAATTTGTACATCTCAGGTTGAGACAGTGTCTCTGTTTCAGCAGGAGTTCGCATCGCTGCTTATTGCTCCGTATTCCAATTCTACAAAATTTATGATTATATAATTGAAGTAACTTTTTGCTTGGGTGTTGCATGCACATGTACACCTTTGAAGGATGTCGTCCACTAGTGTATTACCCTAAAAGTAAGGATTGGTGCAAGGAAAAAACGAATAAGAGATCACCTTTGGCATAACATGAGCAGGTTGGGTTCAATGGAATGCCGATCTAGTAAGAGGCGTGGTATGTGACGGTCACATACCAAACTTAACCGTGGTTTTATTTTTCGTGCGGGGAGATTCCTTAAGTCAAATTGATTCGTACTTGTacgtataattaatattttaagaaATCTTGTAACGAAGTAGTTCTCTGTACTAGCATGAAAGAGAAAGCGGAAGATTTTATAATCTCTAATTCATCATTTTTTAATAAGCTACGTAGGTAGAACTTATAAATTCTAAATTATACGctctaatcttatcatgaaaatattaTCATAGACACACGGAAtaagtaaattaattaaaaatttaactGATTTTGTAAAGAAGTTTGTACCTTCTATCCGGTACTGGTTTGTACGCAGCACCCTTCAGCCCCACGAAAAAGAAGAACACGAAGTTTTCTATAATGAGTCATTCGTAGGCGTGCCTTAGAATAATCCCAAACACCTGTGCTAAGGTCTAGGTAAGCTCTAGCGTGCTAAGAACACCCTCCGAAACCTTCTAAATTTGCTAGTAGCAAATCTGCGTAAAAATTACGAATGTAATGAAAACATTATCAGTGATATTGTTTCGAttgcaaatattttatttatgatAACTTAGATAACTACTTAAAATTTATCCAGATAAATATATGTTTTGTTATTAACTGATACATTAGAGTGTTTCTAATTTCCTATGAGACAATGAAGAAGCTGAAAGTTTTGGCAGAGTTAACAGATCGATGTTCCAAAAGAGTGAACACGTTTCACCCTCCGTTTTTTGCAGAAACTATGCCTGTGACTAAGGCTAAGGAAGAACGACTCGTAATGAGAGGGGTGTTCATTGTCTATCCTGGTTTGCCGTTTTGCTAATCAGAATGCCATAATTTGATTATGCATCGTGTTATAGTACCAATATATCATGTTCTATTCTAATATAATATGTTTTAGGCTTAGAAATACTGAACAGAGAAATAACTAACTTTTAAACACCAAATTTGAAAAAACTAAAATGGTACGTAGTACATCAACTTTGATCCTTTAAATGTTCTTCCTATGTACAGGCGCACCTGACTTTCTATAACAGAAGAAGCTATTGGAAGATTTTAAAGAATATTCTAAAAATATGTTCCAATACTGTAGTCGCGGAAACAAAGTAGAAAACATCTCCATCATTGCAAGCGTTATTTTATATGAACATATTCCAGTTTCGGTTAAATGAATACATACTCCTCTGGGAAAGGTGTGACGAGAATTAGAAATTTTAGTTTCGCTGTACGAAATGCAAGTTGCATAATAGAATAGGCGACATGGAAAAATGTAAATTAAAATAATGTTCTTCCTAACATTTTGACTATATAAAGAAATtacttataatatgatttaacaCGGAAAAGTACTAACTTTAGTTTAAGTAAGTTCATTAGGAAGTTGTATGCAAATGTGTTAAATATTTCATTTGAATAACAACGTGCACAGTTTTGCTGCACATCCTCGCGTTGAAATCACTCGATAAATTAAGTGATCGCGGCGCTGTCTATAGCGTCAGTGATCGGTACACACATCGTTTTAATTGTATTTCAAATTAACGAAACCAGAATAAtgttaaaaagaaaatgattttcATCAACTATgaactttattttgttctcaAATAGGAGCGAAATTAAATATAATCTACCTATTCAAGGACATATACATAGTGTAATATA comes from the Xylocopa sonorina isolate GNS202 chromosome 1, iyXylSono1_principal, whole genome shotgun sequence genome and includes:
- the Wnd gene encoding mitogen-activated protein kinase kinase kinase 13 wallenda gives rise to the protein MRTPAETETLSQPEMYKFESQETEASSDVNQVILSPSHPETHIFTNSMLCIQEELGQLSGIAGGGPIITDARDAQLPNNNHSNSGSNSNSSETATKCPPGSGTLDAQKSSWVEGILGCMRPVWTMLSKAAVNEKIKGHQSDDWEIPFESISELQWLGSGAQGAVFSGKLNKEVVAVKKVREPRETDIRHLRKLNHPNIVQFKGVCTQAPCYCIIMEFCPYGPLYDLLRAGEPVPPPRLVSWSKQIAAGMAYLHAHKIIHRDLKSPNVLIGQGEVVKISDFGTSREWNEISTRMSFAGTVAWMAPEIIRNEPCSEKVDIWSYGVVLWELLSGEVPYKDVDSSAIIWGVGNNSLQLPIPASCPEGYRLLVKQCWAAKPRNRPSFKHIEIHLGIAAVEVLYTKPDDYFKTQQSWKKEIRDHMKQMQTNSCSSPRFEADLIRRREDELRHAQDIREHYERKLERTNNLYLELSAVLLQLEQRERDVIKREQQNGYKQCKKRLVHPLLKAQERLHRKRNPTNQFSTSSTPTTPPSPTDSPQSPVKATMYTQLNESNQPETILAPNNSFKQRKYRHRRVGSGCGVNSSPRSSPHRERKSTEVCARFVDNQTQTDIMDISETDFSPAGYITVISSTEKTSVNSVNKQSLSKQVPECLNGNSVVSEAHYRMQSSPCSSPEPSNENRTNGNERLKDCSDDDNLETLGRKVSEIINANRLISPIDNGNCDDVIQHRGKEDSVKLSGHFGINVNGTNTPQEQTGIKTRSCSESMDTLCDPEDDACEESWSDEEGEDPSYTYNYSLRRRSIARRPIGPGCRLRRFKHATIRIEGVLASDEENTSEYSHPPSSQSSTLESNPDIQRVFRNIHFSHKRKEIDDVSDTSSQSETDEVSEITVASQPVGANLKIESSPVHFSSVIASCVYMYIYFMHYLSMKYYINIPKILDVKRGLIVSTRTKINKNMFSDMLLYSIICKYMQLMLSYERENNRYFFLLVNISTKYEFIIYILYAAFVSIFQNQLTITCTYMSKNKIYHSVEINLERKKSKLVYCTFALQADEVYKYSEILLNKFYIISAYGNLHKIHQTLAIKMITLTILLEQNVRLMYFKDSAGCLSFKLKLNNSIGLYLLQLHIQRVDDTNNSIVQSTVLHPSITIQCKFKRIANKLYKDVLYNNHTYSAAKLTNLNSVIQAIRVNSASSKQKIKPFLYKTLLSVYLLYWRHLSYVNHPVYYTSITFLTSFSILEEGKIYGNAIGKSETDITYSMEGLLAPSLTPPRDGAKMAPGVLPWNERYCLSSSCRTYGLEDTINNMNETAKTNLIFTYMYVNLLKYNKYLHSLFLITKYTSKRNYYEDNNKILYQHNLHQITFWNINITLILIKKKHMKYILALKKPSILLSNVTRTIFIYAVKIEKYYIIGSLLHKKLQFLIFPTFIKSFVGNRIKNYMDLYKDEALCLNPVSNDTTPSFSSSCSSSSVRIVTRWCSTSTTRETNPLILISIASNSARVSYFICTSSSITLLHLLLKLYIGGFILSISSFIHSARLDIFGSSILYLFIIASNASRTPKVELTISKSGTSKTGEVSYLQDCVMVCKIVCQFFVRFEDEYYQSIKNISFHTFLVILHTLDWYNKSQRTKILNHLFDTIVEAVKKFCSTPKCIYVVSECKSSISAIVDNHVCLDINTCKHICNLNRYNSLPYVVTTTQSCYNQLLPDSFDDAHIVVQWRDWCLHDTFTSNILSICRKKSMEVKLSSRVKYIITVLVSTLIHIKFLYFKSFLSLNLREKVIIYTQKTCDINICVFLCVLNRNTELISYEINVDSNEIDKIYYNKFQYFETRIQSIRVFPVSKAMFIRSRCTTSRICIHCDFIGYVYKWLHVYIICHIENECNNSVFVVVRLFVLLNLQFDNRCQKLKVHKFITTFYVFKEVQNVDKFLLKCDIGYLNKEKCNIIVHVQLCYITNIFKGFSCFCKKIVERNIMTRSHVKYQIAKDADDTSDYFLQPVQEFSNLSKKEVPLWKKTFQITILIFSYFVLSVGLTFYVQWLYNTYGFNFPLVVVICHLLVKFLLATLIRCIKTCWKKQQLNLPLQSIIRMVVPLGIASGLDVGLSNWAISLIIMSLYTMTKSTTIIFILGFALFFKLEKKSWSLICIVVMISGGLFMFTYKSTQFEIFGFIICLLASFSSGIRWTMTQLIMQKSKLGMKSPIDMMYYMQLWMLLPIVPIMMWFEGPHLYSNLKNIDWNDVESITVTTTAVFGSAIIAFHMEVTEFLVVTYTSSLTLSIIGIIKEICILILAVEWKGDQMSGLNFIGLLMCLGGIIVHTVQKVLSSRNKIAENLELQVNSLSSSNLKNEDGIDTNLPLLTQKSTSLTNLLNAEFSSDEDDTIKYGENSTQILSNILQRREQQSVDF